The Pseudomonas sp. R4-35-07 genome contains a region encoding:
- a CDS encoding lysylphosphatidylglycerol synthase transmembrane domain-containing protein: MRRLIWLVLALIVALVIPVWLGGGETVARLRQFPLPQLLAMFAMIIGCWLINSLRLRLLLGEQRGRLGWRKSLGVVISTEFAMCATPGGSGGPLTLMGLLARNGIRPAHGSAVFAMDQLSDLLFFLCALVGIVLYALFHSLSPRLEWLLGLSAVSMVGGVVVGLLVVRFHRRLIRLAGLALKALHVRASTRRRWARRLLRFLAAFSQTLKLPWHTLLGVFALTSLHWLLRYSVLYLALRGLGGDVQWAWSFLIQMLSLTAGQFSLLPGGAGAAELTSAALLAPMVGKSTAAAAILIWRAVTYYFYLLAGAPVFLLMVGKPLLKRLFQGPRAASQAPVTAPTTGQRQESQYHHRHPARPGRSDSDTPRPG, from the coding sequence ATGCGCCGACTGATCTGGCTGGTGCTGGCGCTGATAGTCGCGCTGGTGATTCCCGTGTGGCTGGGGGGCGGCGAAACCGTTGCGCGCCTGCGGCAGTTCCCCCTGCCCCAGTTACTGGCGATGTTTGCCATGATCATCGGCTGCTGGTTGATCAACAGCCTGCGCCTGCGCTTGTTGCTTGGCGAACAGCGCGGCCGGTTGGGATGGCGTAAAAGCCTGGGCGTGGTGATATCGACCGAGTTCGCGATGTGCGCGACGCCTGGGGGCAGCGGCGGGCCGCTGACGTTGATGGGCCTGCTGGCACGCAATGGCATACGACCCGCCCACGGCAGCGCGGTGTTCGCCATGGACCAACTGAGCGACTTGCTGTTTTTTCTCTGCGCACTGGTGGGCATCGTGCTGTATGCGCTGTTCCACAGCCTCAGCCCGCGCCTGGAATGGCTGCTGGGGCTGAGTGCCGTGTCGATGGTGGGTGGCGTCGTTGTTGGCCTGCTGGTGGTGCGCTTTCATCGTCGGCTGATTCGCCTGGCCGGGTTGGCACTCAAGGCCTTGCACGTGCGTGCCAGCACCCGTCGGCGCTGGGCCCGCCGGCTGCTGCGCTTCCTCGCGGCATTCAGCCAAACCCTGAAATTGCCCTGGCACACGCTGCTCGGGGTGTTTGCGCTGACCAGCCTGCATTGGCTATTACGCTATAGCGTGTTGTACCTGGCGCTGCGCGGCCTGGGGGGTGATGTGCAGTGGGCCTGGAGTTTCCTGATCCAGATGCTGTCGTTGACCGCAGGGCAATTCAGCCTGTTGCCAGGCGGGGCCGGGGCGGCGGAGTTGACGTCGGCGGCATTACTGGCGCCCATGGTGGGCAAATCCACGGCGGCGGCGGCGATTCTGATCTGGCGGGCGGTGACCTACTACTTCTATCTGCTGGCCGGTGCGCCAGTGTTTTTGCTGATGGTGGGCAAACCGCTGCTCAAACGTCTTTTTCAGGGACCTCGGGCGGCTTCTCAGGCGCCTGTAACTGCTCCCACAACTGGGCAGCGCCAGGAAAGTCAGTACCATCATCGGCACCCAGCGCGTCCGGGTCGTAGCGACTCAGACACCCCTCGCCCAGGGTAG
- the purU gene encoding formyltetrahydrofolate deformylase has translation MRTFRLVIACPDRVGIVAKVSNFLASHNGWITEASHHSDDLSGWFFMRHEIRADTLPFGLEAFREAFAPIAEEFSMTWHITDTEQKKRVVLMASRESHCLADLLHRWHSDELDCEIACVISNHDDLRSMVEWHGIPYYHVPVNPQDKEPAFAEVSRLVKQHDADVVVLARYMQILPPELCREYAGKVINIHHSFLPSFVGAKPYHQASLRGVKLIGATCHYVTEELDAGPIIEQDVVRVSHSDSIEDMVRFGRDVEKMVLARGLRYHLEDRVLVHGNKTVVF, from the coding sequence ATGCGCACTTTTCGGCTGGTGATTGCTTGCCCGGACCGGGTTGGCATCGTTGCCAAGGTCAGTAACTTTCTGGCTTCTCATAACGGTTGGATCACCGAGGCGAGCCATCACTCGGATGATCTCAGCGGTTGGTTCTTCATGCGTCACGAAATTCGTGCCGATACACTGCCTTTTGGTCTGGAAGCCTTTCGTGAGGCGTTTGCGCCGATCGCCGAAGAGTTTTCGATGACTTGGCACATCACCGACACGGAGCAGAAAAAACGTGTCGTCCTGATGGCCAGCCGTGAATCCCACTGCCTGGCGGACCTTCTGCACCGTTGGCACAGCGATGAGCTCGATTGCGAGATCGCCTGTGTGATCTCCAACCATGATGACCTGCGCAGCATGGTCGAATGGCACGGCATCCCGTATTACCACGTGCCGGTCAACCCGCAGGACAAGGAACCGGCGTTCGCCGAGGTGTCGCGCCTGGTCAAGCAGCACGACGCCGATGTGGTGGTGCTGGCGCGCTACATGCAGATCCTGCCGCCGGAACTGTGCCGCGAATACGCCGGCAAGGTGATCAACATTCACCACAGTTTCCTGCCTTCGTTCGTGGGGGCCAAGCCTTATCACCAGGCGTCCCTGCGCGGCGTGAAGCTGATCGGAGCGACCTGCCACTACGTCACCGAGGAACTGGACGCCGGTCCGATCATCGAGCAGGACGTGGTTCGCGTCAGCCACAGCGACAGCATCGAAGACATGGTGCGTTTCGGGCGTGACGTCGAGAAGATGGTGCTGGCGCGCGGCTTGCGTTATCACTTGGAAGATCGCGTGTTGGTGCACGGCAACAAGACCGTGGTGTTCTGA
- the mvaT gene encoding histone-like nucleoid-structuring protein MvaT, producing the protein MSLINEYRATEEAIKELQARLKNLSQDDKLKTELEFEGKLRTLMGEYSKSLRDIIALLDPESKVKAPRGAVKTTGTKRARKVKQYKNPHNGEVIETKGGNHKTLKEWKAKWGGDVVEGWATLLG; encoded by the coding sequence ATGTCCCTGATCAACGAATACCGCGCCACCGAAGAAGCTATCAAAGAGCTGCAAGCCCGTTTGAAGAACCTGTCGCAAGACGACAAGCTGAAAACCGAGCTGGAATTCGAAGGCAAACTGCGCACCCTGATGGGCGAATACTCAAAATCCCTGCGTGACATCATCGCACTGCTGGATCCGGAATCGAAAGTTAAAGCACCTCGCGGCGCTGTGAAAACTACCGGCACCAAACGTGCTCGCAAGGTCAAGCAATACAAAAATCCGCACAACGGTGAAGTGATTGAAACCAAAGGTGGCAACCACAAGACGCTGAAAGAGTGGAAAGCCAAGTGGGGCGGTGACGTGGTTGAAGGTTGGGCGACCCTGCTGGGCTAA